In Acidobacteriota bacterium, the genomic window ATGGAGGACCGCCTGCGCGATTTTGAGGCGCTGTGCCATGCCGGTCGAGAATCCTCGTACCGGGGTCCGGCGACCCGGGTCCAGTCCAACTAATTCGAGGCATTCTCTGCACCGCTTTTCGGGCTCCGCGATGCCCCTCACCCTGGCGAAGAATCGGAGATTCTCCATCGCGTCCAGTTCCTCGTATACCGCCATCGACGGCGCCACAACTCCGAGGTGGCGGCGCCAATTCTCGCGCTCGGCTTCCTCCTCGCCAACCAAATGGTTCACCGTCCCGCGGGTGGCCCGAGTGAGGCCGCAGAGAATCGCCATGAGGGTCGACTTGCCGGAACCGTTGGGCCCGGTGATCACCAGCACCTCGCCGGCCATAGCCTCGCCCGAGACCGATCTGAAGACGACCCGCAGGTCGTAGCGCTTGGCCAGGTCGCTAAACGAGATTCGGACGCCGTCTGCCATCGCCTGAACAATACCACCCACCCGCCGTTTTCTGGCAACTCGGAGTTCGCGAAGGCTGTTGGATGTTGGATGCTGGATGTTGGATGCTGGATGCTGGATGCTGGATGCATCAAATCCATGAATCCTCGTTCTGAACTGTCAAGTGTTTGACACCCAAACCGATATCCAATATCGAAAATCCAAGATCGGATATCCAGAATCCCGCGTCGAGCCATTCGGGCGATGCGGCTGGGATATCATTCCCCCCAGCAAAGGAGGCGCTCATGCGTTCGGTGATCACCGGAACCGGTATGTACATTCCGGAGGCCAGTGTCGACAACAACGCTCTCGCCAAGCTGATGGACACCTCGGACGAGTGGATTCAGGTGCGGACCGGGATCGTCAAGCGGCAGTACGCGGCGCCGGACCAAGCCACCTCGGACCTTGCTGTCCCTGCCTGTGCCCGGGCGTTGGACAACGCGGGCCTGAAACCCGAAGACATCGATTACGTGATCTTCGCGACCATGACACCGGACTACTTCTTCCCGGGATCGGCACCCTTCCTGCAACGCAAGCTCGGGCTCGAGCAGGTTCCGTGCCTCGACATCCGCCAGCAGTGCGCCGGCTTCATCTACGCCCTCCAACTCGCGGACGCGCTGATCCGCTCCGGCCAGTATCGCCGCGTTCTGGTGATCGGGGCCGAGGTTCACGCGTCACTAGTTCCCTGGAGCGAACATTCGTGGAGCGTGGCGTTGGGACATGACCACGATCCTGTCTCGAAAGAGGATTACGCACGAAACACCGAAACCAGGGACCGCGTTGTGCTCTTCGGAGATGGCGCCGGCGCGGTGGTCGTCGAGGCGCGCGAGGACGGCGACCGAGGAGTCGTCGACTGCCTTCTCCACACCAACGGTGACGAGGCGGAAAGGCTCTGGACCAAGGCCGCGGGCAGCGCCTTCAGGCCCTATATCCGGCCGGAGATGATCACCTCCGGCGATGTGACTCCCATCGTCGAAGGGCGCAAGGTTTATGCCCTCGCTGTAACCTTCATGCCCCAGGTGACCCTCGAGATCCTGGAGCGCAACGGTTTGACGACCGATGATCTCGACCTCGTGATCTTCCACCAGGCCAATCTCCGCATCAACGAAGGCGTGCAGAAACGCCTGGGTCTGCCGGATGAAAAGGTGTTCAACAACATTCAAGATTACGGCAACACCACCGCCGGCACCATCCCTATTGCCTACCACGAGGCCCTCGAACAGGGCCGCGTCAAGCCGGGCGACCTGGTGGCCTTCGTCGGCCTCGGCAGCGGGCTGAACTGGGGGGCGGTGCTCTATCGCTGCTGACCCAACGCTCCAACGTTCAAACGTTTCAACGTTCGAACGATCCCGATCCGAAACCTAACAAAATTCAAAACTTATGCTACCCTGTGCGCGCGGATGGAGCAGCGACCGATGACCAACCGGACCCTCCCCGCATGAATTGAATGAAATGGAGACGTCGTGACACGACGCATGCTGATCAACGCGCAGCGCCCTGATGAGGTGCGCATCGCCATCATCACCGACGACATCCTCGACCGGTACGAGGTTTCGGCCACCGAATCGGGCCTCTGCCGAGGCAATATCTACCGTGGAGTGGTTGCCAATCTGCAACCTTCGCTGGACGCGGCCTTTGTCAACTTCGGCGCCGAAAAGGATGGACTCCTGCGGGCCGATGATGTGGTCTCAGAGGCCTATCACAAGAAACCGACCACTCATGAGAAACACCCTCGGATAGATCGCATTCTCGAGCGCGGGAAGCCGATCATGGTCCAGGTGGTCCGAGATGGGGTCGGGCGTAAAGGCGCCCTGGTCACAACCAACCTCAGCATCGCGGGACGGTATCTCGTGCTGATGCCGTACGACGATGTGCGCGGAGTCTCGCGCAAGGTCGACGAGGAAGAACGGCAGGAGGTCAAGGAGCGGGTCGGCAAGCTCGATCTGCCCGAAGGCTGCGGTGTGATCCTCCGCACCAACGCCCTCGACCAACCCCAGAGAACCCTCAACCGCGATCTCAACGCCCTCCTCAGGTTGTGGAAGAAGATCCGCGCCGAGGCCGCCATTGGCAAGGGACCGCGGCTCCTCTACTCAGACCAGGATCTGATCGTACAGGCGTTGCGCGACTCCTTCGACAACTCGATCGAGGAGATTCTGGTCGACGACGACCAGGCCTTCGAGAAGGCTCAGGGTTACATGCGGACCTTCACGCCGAGAGCCGTCAAACGTCTCATCCGCTACACGGACCGGATGCCGCTCTTCAGCCGCTACAACCTCGAAGAACAGATCGACCGGATTTACCAACGCAAGGTCGAGCTCCCGAGCGGCGGCTCGATCGTGATCGACGGCACCGAGGCGCTGACCGCCATTGATGTCAACTCCGGGCGATCCACGCGCGGCGGCAGTCAGGAGGAAACCGCCTTCAAGACCAACCTCGAGGCTGCGTCCGAGGTGGCTCGGCAGCTCCGACTTCGCGATATCGGCGGCCTCGTGGTGGTCGATTTCATCGATATGCGATCACCGAAGCACCAGCGCGAAATTGAAAAGACGATGCGGGACGCGATGAAGGACGACAAGGCGCGGACCGCTGCCAGCAAGATTTCGGAAAACGGCCTGCTCGAGATCAATCGCCAACGTCTGAAGAAAGCGCTTCAGCTTCGAACCCACCGCCCCTGTCCGACCTGCAGCGGCGCCGGGACCATCGCCAGTCCGGAGTTGATCGGCCTCAACATCCTCCGTCGTATCGAAACGCGTGCGGTCACCGGCCGCCTCGGAGGTGTGCGGGTCGAGCTTCATCCGGAACTCGCCGACGCGCTGCAGAACGAGAGGAGGCAGGAGCTCGCCAACCTTCAACGCGAGTTCGATATCGACATCGATATCATCGCGGCTTCCGGGCTCCACCGTGGCGAGGAGCACATCGAATGGTACGATCGGGCCAAGGACGGAGAACACGCCGCTGCAGCGGCCGTGAGCGCTGCCAATCTCGCCGACGGATTATCGAAGAAAAAGAGCGTCAAGCAGAGCACACCTCCCGCGGAGAAGGGTGAATCAGCCGACGGTGACGACGATGCAGCGAAAGCCGCTCCGGCCAAGAAACGGCGCCGTCGCGGGGGTCGTAAGCACAAGAAGGCCAAGGCGCCCGACGGCACCATTGAACAGAAGGCACCGACCCCACCCGAGAGCGGAGAGCAAGCGGGTGCGACCGACGCTCCCGAAGAGGAGAATGCGAAACCGGCCGCGAAGAAGAAACGGCGGCGCCCGCGGAGATCGAAGAAGAAGAAGACGGCTGCCGCTCCTGCTGAGGAAGCTCCCCCTGCGCCAGATCCGTTTGCGTACTAGGAACGTTCAACGTTTAAACGTTCGAACGTAAAAGGTTGCCCGCGAGCACCGCCCGAACTTTCGCGTAGCGGCGACTATTCTTCGTCCACGTGCGGAAAGACCTTGGTATCGACGCCGACCTCGTCGCCAATGAACTCCAGCGCCTCTCTCAGGTCCTCGACCTCCAGCTGGGGCGGTACCTTCACGACGGCCGACATCGTGAAGAGTGGCGAGCCACTCATCGGTGCCGCCACAACCTCGGTCGTCATCGTCTCCATATTGATCCCCTGTTCCGCAAGGTAGCGTGATACCTGGTGGATGATCCCCATGTGGTCGGCTCCGAGAATCGTGATCGCGCACGGCACCGCCGACGTCTCTTCGGGCTCAGAAACCTCGCTGAGACGCGTCTGAACGTCGTACCGCGAATAGTGAACCTCGGACAACGCCTTCCGCAGCTCATCCACGGTCTCTTCCGGCGCAGTCACGAACATGAGCATTGCGAAATCCCCTCCAAGCCGGACCATGCGGCTTGATTCGACGTTGCCGTCATGCCTGAGGATGATCTCCGCCATTTCTTCGACAACGCCGATACGATCACGACCCGCGGCTGTCACCACCAGCTGTTTGCGCATCGGGGACCCCCTCCCAGCGCCGAAGATGGCACCCGACCATGTTACCCCGAATCGTTTCAGCACACGCCCGGGGAGTGCGGTGCATCACAGGCCGCGACAGAGGCCTCATCAGTGAACGGAATCAGAAGAAAGGGGCGCGGCCAGACGACCCGGCCGCGCCAGTCCTCTTCGAGGAGGAGGAAAAAGATGGTGGTTCTCAGCGAGTGATCAACCTGATCGATCCGCTGAAGCTTTCGAGCGAGATATCGGGACCACCGGTGCCAGTGTTGAAGCTCAGCTCCTTGCCCGGTGTGTATTTGCTCGTCCGCTTCGGTTCCGGTCCGATCTGGTTCTCGATCGAACCGGAAAAGGTCGTGAGATCGAACGATGCGACCAGATTTGCGTCGATCGTCAGCGTTATCGTCCCGTCCATCGTTTCCATATCGAGGCTGCTGCCCGGGTTGGGAACTGCGTGACACGTGATGTCGCCCGAAACCGTCTCGAAATCGCCGCCGTCGATCACACCACCGTGAATCGTGATACTGCCGCTGACATTCTCGGCATCGAGCATTCCGCCGGCTTCACGCACCTCGATCAAACCGCTGACGGAGGAGATATCGGCCTCGTGAGGGGCGCGGTTGACATAGATGCTCCCACTCACGGTCTCGACATCGAGCTCCGCAGGCGTGCTCGCGATATCGACCGCACCGCTGACCGTCTCGACCTCCAGCTCACCGGAGAGGCCGGTGACGGAGACCGAAGCGCTCACCGTCTCGACCGACAGGGCAACTCCTGCCGGAACACGAATCGTCAGATTCGTATCGACGTCCTGTCGCCCGTGGTATTGCTCATCATATTCCACCTCGATGTAGACGCCGTCTTCATCGGCATCGATCTCGAGATCCTCGACGCCATCGCCGAGAGTGCCGGTCACCTCCACGAGGTTCTGACCCCACGCCTCAATCGTTACGGTGCCCGAGAGGACCTCGATTCCGACCTCGGAATCCGGGTTGATCGGAAGGCTCTCATTGACCGGTTGAGCGGTCCAGCCAACACCGACCATCAACAACGCGGCGATCAAAATGCCTGTGTTCGTTGCGATTCTCTTCATTGTTACCTCCAAACCCGGCCAGCCGGGTATTTCGTTCAAATCTCAGCCGGCAAACGGACCGCGCGTTGCAGCAGATCGATCTGCCGCCGGTACGCGCCCGCCAATTGCTTCATCAAGAGTTCGTTCTCCGGGTCCTCGCCGAGCGCCACGGATATCCTGTCCATCGCCTGATCGATCAACAGAAGATTGTCCATCACCACTGCGATGGTTTCCGGCGAGAGCTCGTCCTTTCGCAGATCCAGAGCGTGCAGGAGTTCATTCCGTCTAGTCTCGTAACCGTCGACACCCAGACCCTCGAATGATGCGAGCAGGATCTCGGATGGCCCTCCCGAAACGACAGCCGGCCCCTCAGCGACGACAACCGCCTGCGACCGCCCGATGAGATACGCCCCGATCACGGCCGACACGATCACCACCGCAGCAGCCGCGGCGAGCAACGCTCGGTATCCGAATCGCCCGCGCACGACCTTTCCCTCCGATATCCGAGCGGCAATGCTGGGCCAAAGGTCCCGTGGCGGCTCTTCGGAGCGAGGAAGGGAGGCCGCGAGATCGCGCAACTCGAGAATCTGTTCGAGAGATTCGGAGCATGACCTGCAACCGGCGAGGTGCGTACGAAGATCATTGGCTTCCGCTGGATCGAGCCGCCCATCGAGATACTCATCAAATCGATCGGCTGATTCGTGGCAATTCATGATGTCAACGCCTTTCTCAGCAACCGGCGCGCACGATGCAGCTGCGCTTTCGACGTGCCAACTGCAAGGCCCGTGAGACGCGAGATCTCCTTGTGTCGGTAACCCTCGATGTCATGCAGCACGAACACCGTTCGCGCGCCCTCCGGTAACGCCCTTATCGATCTCTCAAGATCCATCACCTGCCCTGGTGACGGATCGGAAACGGCCTCTTCAACCGGCAGCCTGTCACCGACCGATTTGACCCGTGCCTCCCGTCTCGCGGTGCTTCGCCGGTCACCGAGTACCACATTGACAGTCACGCGATGTAGCCAGGTCGAGAACGCGCTGGCACCTCGGAAGGAACCGAGCTTCTGCCAGGCGCGCACGAAGGCCTCCTGGGCCAACTCTTCTGCGAGAGATGGATCACCGCACATTCTCAGACAGAGAAGGTAGACCCTGCCGGCATTTTCCCGGTAAAGCTCCTCGAAAGCATCGACGTCACCGCTGGCCGCTCGTTCAACCAGCCGAGTCCGGTCGTTCCGAGCGTCGACTCCGCTCATGGTCACCCTCGGTGGCGCCGTTTCTGGTACGGGGAAGGTCGCAATCGTTTCCACACCACATAAGATGCTGCAAACAGGCAAATGGTTGGTATCTCGGGCCAGTTTATCGTCCGGGAATCCGGGCACGATGATACTGGTTGGATTCTTCGAGAAGAATGGAAGGACGAACGCCGGTGGTCGATTCTGAAGCAACAACACGAGGCATCCGAGTCACGGTCCGATCGCGCTACGTGCCCGAACGCTCCAACCCGGCCCAGGGAAGCTGGTTCTTCTCCTACCGCATCCGAATTTCTAACCGCGGCGAGGCGCCCGTGCAGCTCCTCAACCGCCACTGGGTGATCACCGACGCCCACGGCAGGGTCGAAGAGGTCCGCGGACCGGGGGTGATCGGTGAACAACCGGTCATGGCGCCGGGCGAATCGTTCGAATACTCCTCGTTCTGTCCCCTCGGAACGCCCTTCGGCTCGATGGAAGGCAGTTACGAGATGGTGACCGACGCCGGCGAGCGCTTCTGGGCGAAGATCGGCAAATTCACGCTGAGCCAACCGCTGACCGTGAATTAATCCGACAAGCCTCGAAGCATCAGGCTGTGAGAGATCAAGTCGACGCAGCCACCGAGACCGAAGCGCGCGGCGTCGATTACCAGATCGAAATTGGCCATGTCCCTCAAATCGGCGTGGAAGTTCCGACGCACGAAATTCGAACGGCTGGCATCGACCTCGTCGAGCCGCTGGGCGGCCGCCTTGTGTTCCAGTCCCTCGCGCTCGGCGAGCGACGCGATACGCAACGCTCGATCCGCGACCACCCGGACTCGAAGGCCATCGTCCGGCGGCAGCACCAGGTTGGCGCCGCGGCCGACGATGATCACCCGGCCCTCGAAGGCGGCCAGGGCAATCACCCTGCTCAACATCGACACGTAGGAGTTCTGAAGAACGAGCCTCGAGTTGAAGAGGTTGAGCAGCGTTTCGGAAAACCACCCTACTCGGGTCTCGTCCATCAGCTCGAGGAGCCTGGGTTCGAGTTCGAGGCGTTTCGCCAGACCGTTGACCAGATCGCGGTCGAGAACCGACCAGCCGAGCCTCTCGCCAACCCGTCGAGCGACCTCGGCACCCCCGGACCCGGCTTCGCGTGAGATCGTCAGGTAGGGTCCCGGAACCGGCACCTCGCTCATTTCGGTCGCAGAAGCAGCACGTTCCAGCAAAGCCTGGAATCGCATCCGGATGTCGGCGGGCTCCGCCGCCACCGCAGCGAGTGGCCTGATCATCAGGGGACCCCTGTTTCATAAGATATGGCCTCTCACCGTTTTATGCCAATTCTTCGATAACGGCCTGGATGTCCTTTGGACCAATCCAGCGGATCGGCGTCCCGCGCCGCTCCATGCCGCGAAACCATGTTAGCTGGCGCTTGGCAAAGCGACCGATGGCGGCTTCCAGGTCGGCGACCATCCGAACCCGGGTCTTTTGCCCGGCCAGGTAGGTCCCGATCTCGCGATACTCGAGACCGAGCTCTTCCAGCCGGGACTGAGTGATTCCGCGGTCGAGCAGCCCTTGCACCTCCTCCACCATGCCTTCTTCG contains:
- a CDS encoding ABC transporter ATP-binding protein, which encodes MADGVRISFSDLAKRYDLRVVFRSVSGEAMAGEVLVITGPNGSGKSTLMAILCGLTRATRGTVNHLVGEEEAERENWRRHLGVVAPSMAVYEELDAMENLRFFARVRGIAEPEKRCRECLELVGLDPGRRTPVRGFSTGMAQRLKIAQAVLH
- a CDS encoding ketoacyl-ACP synthase III, which produces MRSVITGTGMYIPEASVDNNALAKLMDTSDEWIQVRTGIVKRQYAAPDQATSDLAVPACARALDNAGLKPEDIDYVIFATMTPDYFFPGSAPFLQRKLGLEQVPCLDIRQQCAGFIYALQLADALIRSGQYRRVLVIGAEVHASLVPWSEHSWSVALGHDHDPVSKEDYARNTETRDRVVLFGDGAGAVVVEAREDGDRGVVDCLLHTNGDEAERLWTKAAGSAFRPYIRPEMITSGDVTPIVEGRKVYALAVTFMPQVTLEILERNGLTTDDLDLVIFHQANLRINEGVQKRLGLPDEKVFNNIQDYGNTTAGTIPIAYHEALEQGRVKPGDLVAFVGLGSGLNWGAVLYRC
- a CDS encoding Rne/Rng family ribonuclease codes for the protein MTRRMLINAQRPDEVRIAIITDDILDRYEVSATESGLCRGNIYRGVVANLQPSLDAAFVNFGAEKDGLLRADDVVSEAYHKKPTTHEKHPRIDRILERGKPIMVQVVRDGVGRKGALVTTNLSIAGRYLVLMPYDDVRGVSRKVDEEERQEVKERVGKLDLPEGCGVILRTNALDQPQRTLNRDLNALLRLWKKIRAEAAIGKGPRLLYSDQDLIVQALRDSFDNSIEEILVDDDQAFEKAQGYMRTFTPRAVKRLIRYTDRMPLFSRYNLEEQIDRIYQRKVELPSGGSIVIDGTEALTAIDVNSGRSTRGGSQEETAFKTNLEAASEVARQLRLRDIGGLVVVDFIDMRSPKHQREIEKTMRDAMKDDKARTAASKISENGLLEINRQRLKKALQLRTHRPCPTCSGAGTIASPELIGLNILRRIETRAVTGRLGGVRVELHPELADALQNERRQELANLQREFDIDIDIIAASGLHRGEEHIEWYDRAKDGEHAAAAAVSAANLADGLSKKKSVKQSTPPAEKGESADGDDDAAKAAPAKKRRRRGGRKHKKAKAPDGTIEQKAPTPPESGEQAGATDAPEEENAKPAAKKKRRRPRRSKKKKTAAAPAEEAPPAPDPFAY
- a CDS encoding transcriptional regulator, with the translated sequence MRKQLVVTAAGRDRIGVVEEMAEIILRHDGNVESSRMVRLGGDFAMLMFVTAPEETVDELRKALSEVHYSRYDVQTRLSEVSEPEETSAVPCAITILGADHMGIIHQVSRYLAEQGINMETMTTEVVAAPMSGSPLFTMSAVVKVPPQLEVEDLREALEFIGDEVGVDTKVFPHVDEE
- a CDS encoding DUF4097 domain-containing protein yields the protein MKRIATNTGILIAALLMVGVGWTAQPVNESLPINPDSEVGIEVLSGTVTIEAWGQNLVEVTGTLGDGVEDLEIDADEDGVYIEVEYDEQYHGRQDVDTNLTIRVPAGVALSVETVSASVSVTGLSGELEVETVSGAVDIASTPAELDVETVSGSIYVNRAPHEADISSVSGLIEVREAGGMLDAENVSGSITIHGGVIDGGDFETVSGDITCHAVPNPGSSLDMETMDGTITLTIDANLVASFDLTTFSGSIENQIGPEPKRTSKYTPGKELSFNTGTGGPDISLESFSGSIRLITR
- a CDS encoding zf-HC2 domain-containing protein; amino-acid sequence: MNCHESADRFDEYLDGRLDPAEANDLRTHLAGCRSCSESLEQILELRDLAASLPRSEEPPRDLWPSIAARISEGKVVRGRFGYRALLAAAAAVVIVSAVIGAYLIGRSQAVVVAEGPAVVSGGPSEILLASFEGLGVDGYETRRNELLHALDLRKDELSPETIAVVMDNLLLIDQAMDRISVALGEDPENELLMKQLAGAYRRQIDLLQRAVRLPAEI
- a CDS encoding sigma-70 family RNA polymerase sigma factor, yielding MSGVDARNDRTRLVERAASGDVDAFEELYRENAGRVYLLCLRMCGDPSLAEELAQEAFVRAWQKLGSFRGASAFSTWLHRVTVNVVLGDRRSTARREARVKSVGDRLPVEEAVSDPSPGQVMDLERSIRALPEGARTVFVLHDIEGYRHKEISRLTGLAVGTSKAQLHRARRLLRKALTS
- the apaG gene encoding Co2+/Mg2+ efflux protein ApaG; translation: MEGRTPVVDSEATTRGIRVTVRSRYVPERSNPAQGSWFFSYRIRISNRGEAPVQLLNRHWVITDAHGRVEEVRGPGVIGEQPVMAPGESFEYSSFCPLGTPFGSMEGSYEMVTDAGERFWAKIGKFTLSQPLTVN
- a CDS encoding cytidylate kinase-like family protein gives rise to the protein MIRPLAAVAAEPADIRMRFQALLERAASATEMSEVPVPGPYLTISREAGSGGAEVARRVGERLGWSVLDRDLVNGLAKRLELEPRLLELMDETRVGWFSETLLNLFNSRLVLQNSYVSMLSRVIALAAFEGRVIIVGRGANLVLPPDDGLRVRVVADRALRIASLAEREGLEHKAAAQRLDEVDASRSNFVRRNFHADLRDMANFDLVIDAARFGLGGCVDLISHSLMLRGLSD